From Verrucomicrobia bacterium S94, the proteins below share one genomic window:
- a CDS encoding HPr family phosphocarrier protein, with translation MADQIVEKKFEVLNEYGIHARPAALLVKAAGKYDCDIFIEKDGNKVSCKSIMGLMTIEGYPGSIMKVTASGIDAQEAMDEIEELFVNKFGED, from the coding sequence ATGGCTGATCAGATCGTGGAGAAAAAGTTTGAAGTGCTCAACGAGTACGGCATCCATGCCCGTCCGGCAGCTCTGCTGGTGAAAGCGGCAGGAAAATATGATTGCGATATTTTCATCGAAAAGGATGGAAACAAAGTGTCGTGTAAAAGCATTATGGGGCTGATGACCATTGAGGGTTATCCGGGAAGTATCATGAAGGTAACTGCGTCGGGGATTGATGCCCAGGAAGCCATGGATGAAATTGAGGAGCTTTTTGTTAACAAATTCGGCGAGGACTGA
- the aspS gene encoding aspartate--tRNA ligase gives MHRYRTHTCGELRKEHIDETVRISGWVHSVRDHGGIIFIDLRDHYGLTQVVIDPSKPFYKGVEHWRVESTICFTGKVVARFEEAVNPNLATGEIEVVAEEMETLGEAKVIPFQVAKDEDCNEALRLEYRFLDMRRESLHRNLVLRSRIISRLRELMTAEGFMEMQTPILTSSSPEGARDYLVPSRVHPGKFYALPQAPQQFKQLLMTSGFDRYFQIAPCFRDEDARADRSPGEFYQLDMELAFATQEDVFEVNEKVLHKVFTEFSDKKVDDIPFTRIPYKEAMAKYGTDKPDLRNPLIIQDATELFRDCDFKAFAGVVASGGKVLTIAAKGCAGESRKFFDDMIRFAQSVGSKGLGYLRWNNGEVQSPIAKFLSEGTLNALKELGNVEDGDVMFFIADKEKEATEIGAHVRDELGKRLDLIDPNVFKFCWIVDFPMYELDDDGKVEFSHNPFSMPQGGMDDLLNKDPLEILAYQYDIVVNGVELSSGAVRNHSPEMMIKAFDIAGYDQSVVESKFPALYKAFQYGAPPHAGIAPGVDRMVMLLADEPNIREVIAFPMNQKAQDLLMGAPGNVEFNQIRDLHLRLHLPKKAEKEEGKEGAAE, from the coding sequence ATGCATCGTTACAGAACGCATACTTGCGGCGAACTTAGAAAAGAACACATCGACGAAACCGTCAGGATTTCCGGGTGGGTGCACAGTGTGCGTGACCATGGCGGAATCATCTTTATCGATCTGCGCGACCATTACGGTCTGACCCAGGTGGTGATTGACCCTTCCAAACCGTTTTACAAAGGGGTTGAGCACTGGCGTGTGGAATCCACCATCTGCTTTACGGGTAAAGTGGTTGCCCGTTTTGAAGAGGCGGTTAATCCGAACCTCGCGACCGGCGAAATTGAAGTGGTTGCCGAAGAGATGGAAACACTCGGCGAAGCCAAGGTGATTCCGTTTCAGGTGGCGAAGGATGAGGACTGTAACGAAGCGCTGCGCCTGGAATACCGTTTCCTCGATATGCGCCGTGAAAGTCTGCATCGTAATCTGGTGCTGCGTTCCCGGATCATCAGTCGTCTGCGTGAACTGATGACGGCTGAGGGCTTTATGGAAATGCAGACGCCGATTCTGACCAGCAGCTCGCCGGAAGGTGCGCGGGATTATCTGGTTCCGAGCCGGGTGCATCCCGGTAAATTCTATGCATTGCCGCAGGCGCCGCAGCAGTTTAAGCAGTTGCTGATGACCTCCGGTTTTGACCGCTATTTCCAGATTGCACCGTGTTTCCGTGACGAAGATGCGCGTGCCGACCGTTCTCCGGGTGAATTCTATCAGCTTGATATGGAGCTGGCTTTTGCGACGCAGGAGGATGTGTTCGAAGTGAACGAAAAGGTGCTGCACAAAGTGTTCACTGAATTTTCGGATAAAAAAGTCGACGATATCCCGTTTACGCGCATTCCGTATAAGGAAGCGATGGCGAAATACGGAACTGATAAGCCGGATCTGCGCAATCCGCTGATTATACAGGATGCGACCGAGCTGTTCCGCGACTGCGATTTCAAGGCTTTTGCCGGCGTCGTTGCTTCCGGCGGTAAAGTACTGACCATTGCCGCGAAAGGCTGTGCCGGCGAATCCCGTAAGTTTTTTGACGACATGATCAGGTTTGCGCAGTCGGTCGGTTCGAAAGGACTCGGCTATCTGCGCTGGAACAACGGTGAAGTGCAGAGTCCGATTGCCAAATTCCTTTCTGAGGGAACGCTCAATGCGCTGAAGGAACTCGGTAATGTGGAAGACGGGGATGTGATGTTCTTTATTGCGGATAAAGAAAAGGAAGCGACTGAAATCGGGGCGCATGTCCGCGATGAACTCGGTAAGCGTCTTGATCTGATTGATCCGAATGTCTTTAAATTCTGCTGGATCGTTGATTTCCCGATGTATGAACTTGATGACGACGGTAAGGTTGAGTTTTCGCACAACCCGTTCTCGATGCCGCAGGGCGGTATGGATGATCTGCTGAACAAAGATCCGCTGGAAATTCTGGCGTATCAGTATGACATTGTGGTGAACGGGGTGGAACTCTCTTCCGGTGCGGTGCGTAACCACAGTCCGGAAATGATGATCAAGGCCTTTGATATTGCCGGTTATGATCAGTCGGTCGTGGAAAGTAAATTCCCGGCACTTTACAAAGCGTTCCAGTATGGTGCTCCGCCGCATGCCGGTATTGCCCCGGGCGTTGACCGCATGGTCATGCTGCTTGCCGACGAGCCGAACATTCGTGAAGTGATTGCGTTTCCGATGAACCAGAAAGCGCAGGATTTGTTGATGGGTGCTCCGGGCAATGTGGAATTCAATCAGATTCGCGACCTTCACCTCCGTCTGCATCTGCCGAAAAAGGCTGAGAAGGAAGAGGGTAAAGAAGGAGCGGCGGAATAG
- a CDS encoding ammonia-forming cytochrome c nitrite reductase subunit c552, with the protein MTVLTAEKTLHTENMKKLTKIAAYTTTLLLSATSASAIDFTAQGEYLGSSDCLACHERFYELWSTSHHGKAMEAFSARLVKTMKPMKEPLKIGDESFIVKFDEQGGVLHGILADGTEKTWRIRHSFGGRNVRYFLIPMEKGKLQVAPVAYYVHSGEWYDATGSMVRDFQDDGPADSAVHWTDRSLTFNTSCHDCHVSQLEKNYNPEDDSYNTTWKEEGINCEVCHGPAEAHVKAAEEAAAKGEKLKDLKLLRFHEDLNLEQRDSTCGPCHAKGQILTRDFTPGELFFDHYDLTSYEDRDFWPDGRDLGENYTQTAWMANQCALSGQLECIHCHTSSGRFRFKDNPNQSCLPCHRERVDNILEHSHHSAEAGVTCIDCHMPTTAQAFMSRSDHTFRPPSPQATLEFGSPNACNLCHNNPEAIMGDYKGHKKRMSNGPHAMSKNGSAKNPANRCSSRAAS; encoded by the coding sequence ATGACTGTACTTACAGCAGAAAAAACACTACATACTGAGAACATGAAAAAGCTAACCAAAATCGCTGCCTACACCACAACACTTCTTCTGTCCGCCACATCGGCTTCAGCCATAGACTTCACCGCTCAGGGTGAATATCTCGGTTCATCCGACTGCCTGGCCTGCCACGAACGGTTTTACGAACTCTGGAGCACTTCACACCACGGGAAAGCGATGGAGGCTTTCAGCGCACGTCTGGTGAAAACCATGAAACCGATGAAGGAACCTCTGAAAATCGGCGATGAATCCTTCATTGTCAAATTCGACGAACAGGGCGGTGTCCTCCATGGAATTCTGGCCGACGGCACAGAAAAAACCTGGCGGATCCGCCACTCCTTCGGCGGACGCAATGTCCGTTATTTCCTTATTCCCATGGAAAAAGGGAAACTGCAGGTCGCACCGGTTGCCTATTATGTTCATAGCGGCGAATGGTATGATGCCACCGGCAGCATGGTGCGCGATTTCCAGGACGACGGCCCGGCTGATTCAGCCGTACACTGGACCGACCGCTCGCTCACCTTCAACACCTCCTGTCATGACTGCCATGTAAGCCAGCTCGAAAAAAACTATAATCCCGAAGACGATTCCTACAACACCACCTGGAAAGAGGAAGGTATTAACTGCGAAGTATGCCACGGCCCCGCCGAAGCCCATGTAAAAGCCGCCGAAGAAGCGGCGGCAAAAGGAGAGAAGCTGAAAGATCTCAAACTCCTTCGTTTCCACGAAGATCTCAATCTTGAACAGCGCGACTCCACCTGCGGCCCCTGCCACGCCAAAGGCCAGATCCTCACCCGCGACTTCACCCCGGGCGAACTCTTTTTCGACCACTACGACCTCACCTCCTACGAAGACCGCGATTTCTGGCCGGACGGTCGGGATCTCGGCGAAAACTACACTCAAACCGCCTGGATGGCCAACCAATGCGCACTCTCCGGACAGCTGGAATGCATTCACTGCCACACATCAAGCGGCCGTTTCCGTTTCAAAGACAACCCGAACCAGTCCTGCCTCCCCTGCCACCGGGAACGGGTAGACAATATTCTCGAACATTCACATCATAGCGCCGAAGCCGGAGTTACCTGCATCGATTGTCATATGCCGACAACTGCACAGGCATTCATGTCACGCTCCGATCACACTTTCCGCCCCCCGTCTCCGCAGGCAACCCTTGAATTCGGCTCCCCGAACGCCTGCAACCTCTGCCATAACAATCCCGAAGCCATCATGGGCGATTATAAAGGCCACAAAAAGAGGATGTCGAATGGGCCGCACGCTATGTCAAAGAATGGTTCGGCGAAAAATCCGGCGAACCGGTGCTCAAGCAGGGCCGCATCATAA
- the lptB gene encoding LPS export ABC transporter ATP-binding protein, whose protein sequence is MAAEETYLIRTEKLVKAYKGRKVVREVDVNVKAGEIVGLLGPNGAGKTTTFYMIVGLIKPTKGKVFFRDKNVTGTPMFKRARMGMGYLSQEPSIFRKLTVQENVMSILETLPLSSKERKERLEQLLDDLKITKLAKQKAYTLSGGERRRLEIARSLVTNPAIILLDEPFAGVDPLAVADVQEIVKTLKDRGLGVLITDHSVRDTLEVVDRAYLLCDGQVLREGDSDFLVNDEMSRELYLGPRFSM, encoded by the coding sequence ATGGCTGCTGAAGAAACCTATCTGATCCGGACCGAAAAGCTGGTGAAGGCATATAAAGGCCGTAAGGTCGTCCGCGAAGTTGATGTGAATGTCAAAGCCGGTGAAATTGTCGGGCTGCTGGGGCCCAATGGCGCGGGTAAGACCACCACATTCTACATGATTGTCGGGCTGATTAAGCCAACGAAGGGCAAGGTCTTTTTTCGCGACAAGAATGTTACCGGCACACCGATGTTCAAGCGGGCACGTATGGGCATGGGCTATCTTTCGCAGGAACCTTCCATTTTCCGTAAGCTCACCGTGCAGGAGAATGTGATGTCTATTCTGGAGACGCTGCCGCTCTCTTCGAAGGAGCGGAAAGAGCGGCTCGAGCAGTTGCTGGATGACCTGAAAATTACAAAACTGGCGAAACAGAAAGCCTATACCCTTTCCGGCGGGGAGCGCCGGCGGTTGGAAATTGCCCGCTCGCTGGTTACAAATCCGGCGATTATTCTGCTGGATGAACCGTTTGCCGGTGTGGATCCGCTGGCGGTTGCTGATGTTCAGGAAATTGTTAAAACGCTGAAGGATAGGGGATTGGGCGTTCTGATTACCGATCACAGTGTGCGCGATACCCTGGAGGTGGTGGACCGGGCTTATCTGCTGTGTGACGGCCAGGTGCTGCGTGAGGGCGACAGTGACTTTTTGGTGAATGACGAAATGAGCCGTGAACTTTATCTGGGTCCACGGTTCAGTATGTAA
- a CDS encoding 2,3-bisphosphoglycerate-independent phosphoglycerate mutase gives MEQLKKNEAFSGPEGPVVLVIMDGVGIGKNPETDYVKIANTPNLDWLKENAIYTEVAAHGRAAGLPDDGDMGNSEVGHNAIGCGRVFDQGAALVRNAINTGSMYEGEVWKKVIGNVTEKDSTLHFIGLCSDGNVHSNLEHFEAMVKQAKAEGIKKIRLHALIDGRDVPPTSALEYVERIENFLTEMNADGTVDYSVASGGGRMAITMDRYDANWSMVEAGWKTHVKAEGRMFTSMKEAVETFRAEKPGILDQDLPPFVIERDGAPVGPIVDGDSVILFNFRGDRALEITKAFEAEELKEFPRGPKPDVLYAGMMQYDGDLGVPKLFLVAPPAIDRTMSEYLSNAGVKQFAISETQKFGHVTYFFNGNNSGKFETETWKEILSDVCPFEDAPRMKAEEITDEVVAAIKSGEYKFIRLNFPNGDMVGHTGVFEAVKVAIEAVDEGVGRIMEALKETGGIMVCSADHGNSDDMCALDKKTGEIKRDEDGKPLPKTAHSLNPVPVFVYDPSNAAHAKKADVEKPGIANLAATCITLLGYEPPEDYTPSLVTVG, from the coding sequence ATGGAACAGTTGAAGAAAAATGAAGCTTTTAGCGGTCCCGAAGGGCCGGTCGTTCTCGTTATTATGGATGGTGTCGGCATTGGGAAAAATCCGGAAACGGATTATGTGAAGATTGCGAATACACCGAATCTGGACTGGCTGAAGGAAAATGCCATCTATACTGAAGTTGCGGCGCATGGCCGGGCAGCCGGATTGCCGGATGACGGTGATATGGGCAACTCCGAAGTCGGTCATAATGCAATCGGCTGCGGCAGGGTGTTTGATCAGGGTGCGGCGCTGGTGCGTAATGCCATCAATACCGGATCCATGTATGAAGGCGAAGTCTGGAAAAAGGTGATCGGAAATGTGACCGAAAAGGATTCGACGCTCCATTTTATCGGTCTCTGTTCCGACGGTAATGTGCATTCCAATCTTGAGCATTTTGAGGCGATGGTGAAACAGGCCAAAGCTGAAGGCATTAAAAAAATACGTCTGCACGCATTGATTGACGGCCGGGACGTTCCGCCGACATCGGCTCTGGAATATGTAGAACGCATTGAAAATTTCCTGACGGAAATGAATGCGGATGGAACGGTGGATTACAGCGTGGCTTCGGGGGGCGGCCGCATGGCGATTACGATGGATCGCTATGATGCGAACTGGTCGATGGTTGAAGCGGGCTGGAAAACGCACGTGAAAGCGGAAGGTCGGATGTTTACTTCCATGAAAGAAGCGGTTGAAACCTTCCGTGCGGAAAAACCGGGTATTCTGGACCAGGACCTTCCACCGTTTGTTATCGAGCGCGACGGCGCTCCGGTCGGTCCGATTGTGGACGGTGACAGTGTGATTCTGTTCAATTTCCGCGGTGACCGTGCGCTGGAAATCACCAAAGCTTTTGAAGCGGAGGAACTGAAAGAGTTTCCGCGCGGTCCGAAGCCGGATGTGCTGTACGCCGGTATGATGCAGTACGACGGCGACCTGGGGGTTCCGAAGCTGTTCCTGGTTGCGCCGCCGGCTATTGACCGGACGATGAGTGAATATCTTTCGAATGCAGGTGTGAAGCAGTTCGCAATTTCAGAAACCCAGAAATTCGGCCATGTGACCTATTTCTTCAACGGCAATAATTCCGGAAAATTTGAAACGGAAACCTGGAAGGAAATTCTTTCCGATGTCTGCCCGTTTGAAGATGCACCGCGCATGAAAGCTGAAGAGATCACCGATGAAGTCGTTGCGGCGATCAAAAGCGGTGAATATAAATTTATCCGTCTGAATTTCCCGAATGGCGATATGGTCGGTCATACCGGTGTGTTCGAAGCGGTGAAAGTGGCGATTGAGGCGGTGGACGAAGGTGTCGGCCGTATTATGGAAGCGCTGAAGGAAACCGGCGGTATCATGGTCTGTTCGGCCGACCATGGTAACTCGGATGATATGTGTGCGCTGGATAAAAAGACCGGGGAGATTAAACGCGATGAAGATGGAAAGCCGCTGCCGAAGACAGCGCACTCGCTGAATCCGGTTCCGGTGTTTGTTTATGACCCGTCGAATGCGGCGCATGCGAAGAAGGCCGATGTTGAAAAACCGGGGATTGCGAATCTGGCGGCGACCTGCATCACACTGCTGGGATATGAGCCTCCGGAGGATTATACGCCGAGTCTGGTAACAGTCGGCTAA
- a CDS encoding tetratricopeptide repeat protein: MLKQGRIISLCREGEWDRLPEILAFFDDEDCDPAVSVAMLRLLVNCPYPEKWPKMREQLNHKHEWVRAAAAASIQYDNSYETTKALLERCTDRFRTVRIRAAQSLIARNLSGFSEAEREAYEKAHDEYWNSLIIWPDRWSTHYNQGIYYDRIGEPEKALAAYEKSMELRDDVVQPLINASMVHARTGNSDKAYEMLQRALKIEPNSPMVNFNIALLDAEFGKMSDAENHLKTALAAEPQMAQAAYNLGILLARKGEKEGFEWLEKAALQVPENWNYTSSYLYFLQQAGRASESEEIMRRVIDTGRAAPEAYFTLAGTLEQQGRISEALEIYKKAKTAKQLPMEAKRYAVNQERRLRSGAQ; the protein is encoded by the coding sequence GTGCTCAAGCAGGGCCGCATCATAAGCCTCTGCCGCGAAGGCGAATGGGACCGTCTTCCGGAAATTCTGGCGTTCTTCGACGATGAGGACTGCGATCCTGCAGTCAGCGTAGCCATGCTCCGCCTGCTGGTAAACTGCCCTTATCCCGAAAAATGGCCGAAAATGCGCGAACAGCTGAACCACAAACACGAGTGGGTTCGTGCCGCGGCCGCAGCCTCGATTCAGTACGACAACTCTTACGAAACCACCAAAGCCCTCCTCGAACGCTGCACCGACCGTTTCCGCACCGTTCGTATCCGAGCTGCCCAGTCGTTGATCGCCCGCAACCTGTCCGGTTTTTCCGAGGCCGAACGCGAAGCCTACGAAAAAGCACACGACGAATATTGGAACTCACTGATCATCTGGCCCGACCGATGGTCCACCCACTATAATCAGGGAATCTATTACGACCGTATCGGCGAACCCGAAAAAGCACTCGCCGCCTACGAAAAATCGATGGAACTGCGTGATGATGTCGTACAGCCGCTCATCAACGCTTCTATGGTGCATGCCCGCACCGGCAACAGTGACAAAGCCTACGAAATGTTACAGCGCGCACTGAAAATCGAACCGAACAGCCCGATGGTTAATTTCAATATCGCCCTGCTGGATGCTGAATTCGGAAAAATGAGCGATGCCGAAAATCATCTGAAAACCGCATTGGCTGCAGAACCCCAAATGGCTCAGGCAGCCTATAACCTGGGGATTCTGCTGGCTCGAAAAGGCGAAAAAGAAGGATTCGAATGGCTCGAAAAGGCGGCGCTTCAGGTTCCTGAAAACTGGAATTACACCTCTTCCTACCTCTATTTCCTTCAGCAGGCCGGGCGCGCATCCGAATCCGAAGAAATCATGCGCCGCGTTATCGACACCGGTCGTGCAGCACCTGAGGCCTATTTCACACTGGCCGGCACCCTTGAGCAACAGGGCCGTATCTCCGAAGCTCTTGAAATTTACAAAAAAGCCAAAACAGCCAAGCAGCTTCCGATGGAGGCAAAACGCTACGCCGTCAATCAGGAACGGCGTCTGCGCTCCGGAGCACAGTAG
- a CDS encoding carotenoid oxygenase gives MSDKKTTILFDFDGTLAETMMLIHEVFNSLSGIYGYRHLPTEEIAAARHLTVREFIDHVGIPLWKVPIIAIHARRLMHASMEQVMPPEGLVDVLTQIHESGRYMMDILTSNRRKNVMTFLARHRINWFDEVEATHAILSKRRRVEKYIRNRGLNPGDLYYIGDTTVDVESARYAGAKTVAVSWGLNTPEALAKVNPDFLVNDPAELLAIFPSV, from the coding sequence ATGAGTGATAAGAAAACGACGATTCTATTCGATTTTGATGGTACATTGGCTGAAACCATGATGCTGATTCATGAGGTGTTCAACAGCCTTTCGGGTATTTACGGCTATCGACATCTTCCGACAGAGGAGATTGCGGCCGCGCGTCATTTAACAGTGCGTGAGTTTATTGATCATGTTGGTATTCCGCTTTGGAAGGTGCCGATCATTGCGATTCATGCACGCCGTTTAATGCACGCTTCCATGGAGCAGGTTATGCCTCCTGAAGGATTGGTGGATGTGCTGACGCAGATCCATGAGAGTGGCCGGTATATGATGGACATTCTCACATCCAACCGTCGGAAAAATGTCATGACCTTTCTGGCCCGGCACCGGATCAACTGGTTTGATGAGGTTGAAGCCACGCATGCTATTCTCAGCAAACGCCGGCGGGTGGAGAAATATATCCGCAACAGGGGGCTGAATCCCGGCGATCTCTATTATATCGGGGACACGACCGTTGATGTGGAGAGTGCACGGTATGCCGGGGCAAAGACGGTGGCGGTTTCCTGGGGACTGAATACGCCGGAGGCCCTGGCTAAAGTGAATCCTGATTTTCTGGTGAATGATCCTGCAGAACTGCTCGCTATTTTTCCTTCGGTTTAA
- the ptsP gene encoding phosphoenolpyruvate--protein phosphotransferase: MRRGLIPVSESQVKNEIALKGIGVSPGIAVYTCRLFAPQTEKAVRRSISEEEVPFEIARFEEALIATHEQIRHIQKEVADVLGDEHASIFDAHILVVDDRTFIEEVIRSIKNDLINVEPILQTVSNRYADMLSKMEDSYLSERAADIRDVTKRILANLAGETIDQMKQVKEPCLVVAHDLAPSDTASIDRNLVKAFATDLGSSTSHTAIMAKALEVPAVVGLHNITAVVSPGDQVLLDGGKGLVFVNPTRERLEEYRKRAEEQQQIRTELESLRDKAPETLDGYLVPITANIELLEELEGVDARGAKGIGLFRTEFMFLGAHRLPSEDEQAAAYTRAAKSQYPSPVVIRTLDLGADKMPVGFENPDELNPFLGDRAIRLCLARPELFKTQLRAILRASVYDNVRIMYPMVCCVREVQDANTLLRQCMMELSEEGVPFNKDIQIGTMIEVPSAALIADIIAPHVSFFSLGTNDLIQYTMAVDRGNENVAHLYNPTHMAIIRLIDHVVKVSHKNGLWTCVCGQMAATAPYVPLLIGLGVDELSVSPSQAPLIKDVIRKLHYSSAVELAQTALNSHSAEHVEQLCIDLIRRIAPEVLELSE; the protein is encoded by the coding sequence ATTCGGCGAGGACTGATTCCGGTGTCTGAATCACAGGTGAAAAACGAGATTGCCCTGAAGGGGATCGGCGTATCTCCGGGCATTGCGGTATACACCTGCCGTCTATTTGCTCCTCAGACTGAAAAAGCGGTCCGGCGGTCTATTTCCGAGGAGGAAGTTCCGTTTGAAATAGCGCGTTTTGAAGAAGCGCTTATTGCCACTCATGAACAGATCAGACATATCCAGAAAGAGGTGGCTGATGTGCTGGGTGATGAACATGCCAGTATTTTCGATGCACATATTCTGGTGGTTGATGATCGTACATTTATTGAAGAGGTCATTCGCTCCATCAAGAATGATCTGATCAATGTTGAACCCATTCTGCAGACCGTATCCAACCGTTATGCGGATATGCTGTCAAAAATGGAAGATTCCTATCTCTCGGAACGCGCTGCGGATATCCGGGATGTTACAAAGCGTATTCTTGCCAATCTGGCCGGCGAAACCATCGATCAGATGAAACAGGTGAAAGAGCCCTGTCTTGTGGTGGCGCACGATCTGGCCCCATCCGATACCGCGAGTATTGACCGTAATCTGGTTAAGGCTTTTGCAACTGATCTCGGCAGCTCTACATCACACACCGCTATTATGGCGAAAGCGCTGGAAGTTCCGGCGGTGGTGGGATTGCATAATATAACGGCGGTGGTTTCACCCGGAGATCAGGTGCTTCTTGACGGAGGAAAAGGACTGGTATTTGTCAATCCGACCCGGGAGCGTCTGGAAGAATACCGGAAACGCGCTGAGGAACAGCAGCAGATCCGTACCGAACTGGAGTCTCTGCGGGATAAGGCCCCGGAAACACTCGATGGCTATCTGGTTCCGATCACGGCGAATATTGAACTGCTGGAAGAGCTGGAGGGTGTGGATGCCCGTGGCGCTAAAGGTATTGGTCTGTTCCGGACGGAATTCATGTTTCTGGGCGCTCACAGGCTTCCTTCCGAAGATGAGCAGGCAGCGGCTTATACGCGGGCTGCGAAAAGTCAGTATCCGTCGCCGGTGGTTATTCGTACGCTGGATCTTGGGGCGGATAAAATGCCGGTGGGTTTCGAGAATCCCGATGAGTTGAATCCTTTTCTGGGGGATCGTGCAATCCGGTTGTGTCTTGCGCGGCCGGAGCTGTTTAAAACTCAGCTTCGTGCAATTCTGAGGGCCAGCGTGTATGATAATGTGCGGATCATGTATCCCATGGTCTGCTGTGTTCGGGAGGTGCAGGATGCTAATACGCTGCTGCGCCAATGCATGATGGAACTGAGCGAGGAGGGCGTTCCGTTTAATAAAGACATCCAGATCGGCACGATGATCGAAGTGCCTTCCGCCGCTCTGATTGCTGATATTATTGCGCCGCATGTCAGTTTTTTCAGTCTGGGAACTAACGATCTGATCCAGTACACCATGGCCGTGGATCGTGGAAATGAAAATGTGGCGCACCTTTACAATCCCACACATATGGCCATCATCCGGCTGATTGACCATGTGGTTAAAGTGAGTCATAAAAACGGTTTATGGACGTGTGTCTGCGGACAGATGGCTGCGACGGCTCCGTATGTCCCGTTGCTGATCGGTCTGGGAGTGGATGAGTTGTCGGTGAGTCCGTCGCAGGCACCGTTGATCAAAGATGTAATCCGTAAACTGCATTATTCCAGTGCAGTTGAGCTGGCCCAGACTGCGTTGAATTCACACTCTGCTGAGCATGTTGAGCAACTGTGTATTGATCTTATCCGTAGAATTGCGCCGGAAGTGCTCGAACTTTCGGAATAA
- the raiA gene encoding ribosome-associated translation inhibitor RaiA: MQVSITGRHLNVTDNVKAHVEEKLERCLGVFPRIETIRVILDQEARENVSEVIIQASNHIRVTAKERSENLYDAIDRSIEHAERQMRKERDKVQDHHK, encoded by the coding sequence ATGCAAGTTAGCATTACAGGTCGGCATCTCAATGTCACTGACAACGTCAAAGCTCACGTGGAAGAGAAGCTGGAGCGATGTCTGGGTGTGTTTCCGCGAATAGAAACCATTCGGGTGATTCTTGATCAGGAAGCTCGGGAAAATGTGTCTGAAGTGATTATTCAGGCTTCGAATCATATTCGCGTAACGGCAAAAGAGAGGTCGGAGAATCTGTATGATGCGATCGACCGCTCCATTGAACATGCCGAGCGCCAGATGCGCAAAGAGCGAGATAAAGTACAGGATCATCATAAGTAA
- the hprK gene encoding HPr(Ser) kinase/phosphatase produces MLHSDVLNRFWRPIVAITVKTLWDEGADKLQLSIIAGEQYLDRKLPETTMNRPGLALTGFFQYFANQRLQIFGLAEFTYMKSLTQEERSRRLADLFDQQIPGIVITRNRKPSKEMIELAEKHRVPVFRTPMVTMNFVNECTVILEKLTAPQERIQGTCLEIMGIGVLLRGDPGIGKSETALALIERGYSLVSDDVTEVRANSRGRLVCWANEVTRYHMEIRGLGIIHVPSLFGIAAIRRQTELDLVVDLKNPTGNEDRTGVQPETVEIMGIKVPYITLPVRSGRDMANIVEVAALNQKLKELGHDAAKELDDKIISRLTRGRVRNG; encoded by the coding sequence ATTCTTCATTCTGATGTTCTGAATAGATTTTGGAGACCGATCGTGGCCATTACCGTTAAAACTCTGTGGGATGAGGGTGCAGATAAGCTGCAGCTCAGCATTATTGCGGGCGAACAGTATCTGGACCGTAAACTGCCCGAAACCACCATGAACCGTCCGGGGTTGGCGCTGACCGGTTTTTTTCAGTACTTTGCGAATCAGCGTCTTCAGATTTTCGGTCTGGCTGAATTTACTTATATGAAGAGTCTGACGCAGGAGGAGCGTTCCCGGCGGCTGGCGGACCTTTTTGATCAGCAGATTCCCGGCATCGTCATTACCCGGAATCGCAAACCGTCGAAAGAGATGATTGAACTGGCTGAAAAACATAGAGTGCCGGTTTTCCGTACGCCGATGGTGACAATGAACTTTGTGAATGAGTGCACCGTGATTCTTGAGAAGCTGACAGCGCCTCAGGAACGCATTCAGGGTACCTGTCTGGAGATTATGGGTATTGGTGTACTGCTTCGCGGTGATCCCGGGATTGGTAAAAGCGAAACAGCGTTGGCGCTTATCGAACGCGGTTACAGTCTGGTTTCTGACGATGTCACTGAAGTGCGTGCAAATTCCCGTGGCCGGCTGGTCTGCTGGGCCAATGAAGTGACGCGTTATCATATGGAAATCCGGGGTCTGGGGATCATCCATGTGCCGAGCCTGTTCGGGATTGCCGCTATTCGCCGGCAGACGGAACTCGACCTGGTGGTTGATCTGAAAAATCCGACAGGTAATGAGGATCGCACGGGAGTGCAGCCTGAAACGGTTGAAATTATGGGTATAAAGGTTCCGTATATCACGTTGCCGGTCCGTTCCGGGCGTGATATGGCGAATATTGTAGAGGTAGCCGCATTGAACCAGAAGCTGAAGGAGCTGGGTCATGATGCGGCGAAAGAGCTGGATGATAAAATTATCAGCCGGCTTACCAGAGGGCGGGTGCGCAATGGCTGA